The sequence below is a genomic window from Sardina pilchardus chromosome 9, fSarPil1.1, whole genome shotgun sequence.
CCCTGGGCAAGCAGCTCGGCCACCTCCATCTTCTCAGCCTCTGTAAGAAACAATTATTAGTGAGAGAGCCCACTATTGTTGCACTTAAACTTACTAGTGGGCTTAATCAAACAATGGCAAAGCGAAGCGCTGTCACATCTTTTTTTCAAAGCCGAGTTCAATGCCTTTGGAAGCACAAATTTAAAGTAGAGATCTCTACCAGTTATAGTGAGGCCCTAGCAACCATctcaattaccctagcaacgGCCTAGCAACCATCATAATTACAACCATCTTAATGCCCTTACTACAACCTAGCCACCACCTCTATAATGTCAACTTAgtaaccaccatagcaaccaccatgattaccctagcaaccgtGTTATTGAGCATTGCAACCACCATATGTTCCCTAGCAACGCCCTGTCAACCATCTtatttaccctagcaaccatctctATGATGTTAaactagcaaccaccatagcaaccgacatgattaccatagcaaccaccatagcaaccacatTATTGTGCATAACAACCACAATATGTACCCTAGCAATGTCCTAGCAACCATCCCAATGATCCTAGCAACGCCCTAGCAACTGTCTTAAATACCTTAGCAACCATCTCTATAATGTCatcctagcaaccaacatgtttaCCCAAGCAACCACATAACAACTGTGTTATTTTGCATAgtaaccaccatagcaaccatagAAACGCCCTAGCAACCATCCCAATGACCCTAGCAATGTCCTAGCAACCATCTGATCAAGCCCACTCCTGCAGTTCCAGTATGCTAGCACTCAGCTATTGTTATTCAGTGCGCATTTCAAGGATCCTAGCGGTGGATCTCAGTGAGACTGCAGCCTGACCTTTATCACCGCGCTGCTGCTTCAGCTGAGCATGCAGTTGCTCATTTTCTTCCTCAAACTTGACATTCAACGAGTTCTGCTTGGCAATCAGGACCCGGACTTGGTCAAGCTTCTTTTGCACCTGTAattacaacacatgcacacacacacacacagtgagcccTAATCGAAAGACATCTTCTTTCTGTGACTGTTACACCTAAGTGTTCACATTCTCATGTAGCATGAACAGTATCCACACGCCTATCATCATACACACAACCTTAAATTTACTGTATCCGATTTCCTAAAATAACACGGTCATATCTCATTCCTCTCCATAACAGAGTAGTCTTTGCATAATTAttcacctccatgttttccctgtcATGGGCCTCCTGCAGCGCCTTCACCTCCAGCCTGGCGGCGTTCATGCTGCCCTCAGTGCGCAGGTAGAGTTTCCACAGGTGAAGCAGCCGCTCCACCGCCTCAGCATTGGGGCGCAAGCCGTCCTGGAGCAGCCGCGTCTCCAATGCGGCCAGCTCCTTAGCACAcaggtgagggagggggggttcagATGAGGCAAGGTACGGTTGTGGAACTCAGAGCTACAGTACCAAGTGGCATAaagactgttgtgtgtgtgtgtgtgtgtgtgtgtgtgtgtactgtgtgtgtactgtgtgtgtgtgtgtgtgtgtgtgtgtgtgtgtgtgtgtgtgtgtgtgtgtgtgtgtgagtgtgtgtgtgtgtgtgtgtgtgtgtgaaaaggcaTACAATATAGAGGTAAAAGTTATACAGGCAGTCTAATATAGATTTTACTTTTACAATAATATAGAAAACCTCTTCGCTATTATGTCTTATTGTGATGTCTGTTTTTCTAACACGCATAGACTAACCCACACATTCTCAAACCGCTTCTCATGAGGGTGACAAATGGAACCGTAACTGAGACATGCTTGTTATGTGCAGCTGTTTGCAACTCTTCCCCTGGTTTAACCTACTACATAGTGTATTGTAGGCTATGTTGATTTGATCGAGTTGCACAAACTCGTGCAAAATAGGCTATTGACAGCAAGAGATCTAGTCAAGACATCATTCATGATCATAATTTGGTGGAATGTAGGCTACGAAAGTAACGGTAATGAAACTACAATCATTTCAAAGCCAATGAATCGGGGTTAGCCTAAGCGAGAAACGATGAGAGACATAGCCAATTACACACTAGCCTACCATTAACACCGAGAAGAAATTAAATAAGATTTTTTAAAGATAAAGTTATCCTACGATAACTAGTGAATTAGGCGGTCAACTTTTACAAACCTTTCCAACTTACCTTGAACATTGTCGCCCCCTCCATACCCCACTCCATCATGAGCCGATCCAAAATCAACCAATTCTTATTGTAACTGTGTTATTAACAGCGCACATTAATAGTTGACTTTCTGTCACCGATCGTCAGGATAAATAGTTTAAATATGCCAGTATTCCATGTTTGTCCATGTTGATTCCAGAACGTTGGTGGCTAACAATGTAGCCACTTCTACGTAATAACATGCGCCTTATGACGGCACAATACTAAATTACGCATTCTCAAACCCGTTAGCGTAGACGATATTCTTCAGAAGTTATCATCAAAATATGTGTCCAAGCCATTGCTTTCCGATG
It includes:
- the si:dkey-264d12.5 gene encoding uncharacterized protein si:dkey-264d12.5 is translated as MMEWGMEGATMFKELAALETRLLQDGLRPNAEAVERLLHLWKLYLRTEGSMNAARLEVKALQEAHDRENMEVQKKLDQVRVLIAKQNSLNVKFEEENEQLHAQLKQQRGDKEAEKMEVAELLAQGSLGEIISSSPSEQVAYLLAERASLLERLQALDVEKSPPFMDADPAVFRDGMDKLSFHMAVPSRGQSSWKKLLGLPVVWCGAHG